In Tripterygium wilfordii isolate XIE 37 chromosome 23, ASM1340144v1, whole genome shotgun sequence, one genomic interval encodes:
- the LOC119993333 gene encoding alpha-mannosidase At3g26720-like isoform X3: MSLGRLPELVGRLILLAILLFKLTCSVQRAKRLAEKALEVVWQGSKSLGSTSQIFTGITPRHYDPPDGFTFEINDVSPPIQDDVLLFDYNVQERVNDFVAAALAQANVTRTNHIMWMMGTDFRYQYANSWFRQIDKFIHYVNKDGRVNALYSTPSIYTDAKYATNEKWPLKTEDFFPYADHPNAYWTGYFTSRPAFKGYVRSMSSYYLAARQLEYLKGRSGSDPKMNVLADALAIAQHHDAVSGTERQHVADDYALRLSLGYVEAEKLVASSLSFLTESRSSEGKGNPVTTFLQCPLLNISYCSPSEEILSGSKSLVIVIYNPLGWKREEVIRIPISTEKVVVQDSGGRLIESQLLPPSNATLRLRNKYVKGHLGKSPGETLKYWLAFSASIPPLGFSTYIVSSPKQTDLGDSHSATISMIHTSEGSTNDTIEVGQGSLRLIYSANEGKLTHYRNIRSLVNTLAEQSYGYYSGNDGTDNDPQASGAYVFRPNNTYRIKPQSQVPLTVMRGPLVDEVHQQLNPWISQITRIYKGKEHAEIEFTIGPIPADDELGKEITTQIMTTLNTNRTFYTDSNGRDFIKRIRDFRKDWELQVNQPIAGNYYPINLGIYVQDNSTELSVLVDRSVGGSSLVDGQIELMLHRRLLHDDKRGVGEVLNETVCFDNGCEGLTIQGKFFLRIDRLGEGSKWRRTAGQEIYSPVLLAFTEQDGNNWMDSHVPAFSGFDPSYSLPDNVALIALQELEDGKVLLRLAHLYETGEDKDYSAMASVELKKLFPNKKISKVTEMSLSANQERAEMEKKRLVWKVEGSTDESSVKRGGPVDPAMLVVELAPMEIRTFHVDLDNLLMPGSGEPTWL; encoded by the exons ATGAGTTTGGGCAGACTCCCAGAGTTGGTTGGCAGATTGATCCTTTTGGCCATTCTGCTGTTCAAGCTTACTTGCTCGGTGCAGAG AGCGAAGAGATTAGCTGAGAAGGCTCTCGAGGTTGTATGGCAAGGTTCTAAGTCCCTCGGTTCAACTTCACAG ATATTCACTGGTATAACACCCAGGCATTATGATCCTCCTGATGGTTTCACATTTGAAATAAATGATGTTTCCCCTCCTATTCAG GATGATGTTCTCCTGTTTGACTACAATGTTCAAGAGCGTGTCAATGACTTTGTGGCCGCTGCGTTGGCACAG GCTAATGTTACCAGGACGAATCACATAATGTGGATGATGGGGACAGATTTTCGCTATCAATATGCAAATTCTTGGTTCAGACAGATTGACAAGTTCATCCACTATGTCAATAAG GATGGTCGTGTAAATGCCCTATATTCTACCCCATCCATCTATACTGATGCAAAATATGCAACCAATGAAAAGTGGCCTCTCAAAACTGAAGATTTCTTTCC GTATGCAGATCATCCAAATGCATATTGGACTGGTTATTTTACAAGTAGGCCAGCCTTTAAAGGATATGTCAGGTCTATGAGCAGTTACTATCTT GCTGCAAGGCAATTAGAATATCTTAAAGGCCGAAGTGGTTCAGACCCAAAGATGAATGTGTTAGCTGATGCATTAGCAATTGCCCAACATCATGATGCAGTTAGTGGTACAGAAAGACAGCATGTTGCTGATGATTATGCATTGAGACTGTCCTTAGGCTATGTGGAG GCTGAGAAGTTGGTTGCCTCCTCGTTATCTTTCTTGACGGAGTCAAGATCAAGTGAGGGAAAGGGGAACCCAGTCACTACCTTTTTGCAG TGTCCGCTTCTGAATATTAGTTACTGTTCGCCATCAGAAGAAATCTTGTCTGGCAGTAAAAGCCTG GTCATTGTCATTTACAATCCTCTGGGATGGAAGCGAGAGGAAGTTATACGAATTCCA ATTTCCACTGAAAAAGTTGTTGTTCAAGATTCTGGCGGGAGACTAATCGAGTCTCAGCTTCTCCCTCCGTCAAATGCTACTTTGAGATTAAGAAATAAATATGTGAAGGGGCATCTGGGCAAATCCCCAGGTGAAACACTTAAGTATTGGCTTGCATTTTCAGCATCTATACCACCACTAGGTTTCAGCACTTACATTGTCTCAAGTCCAAAACAGACAG ATTTAGGTGACAGTCATAGTGCTACCATCTCAATGATTCATACCTCAGAAGGAAGCACAAATGATACCATTGAAGTTGGTCAAGGAAGTTTAAGACTAATTTATTCTGCTAATGAAGGAAAACTTACTCATTATAGAAATATCAGAAGCCTG GTTAACACCCTTGCTGAACAATCGTACGGTTACTATTCTGGAAATGATGGAACTGATAATGATCCCCAG GCATCAGGTGCATATGTTTTTCGTCCAAACAATACATATCGTATAAAACCACAAAGCCAG GTTCCTTTAACTGTCATGCGGGGTCCATTAGTGGATGAAGTACATCAACAGCTCAATCCATGGATATCTCAG ATTACAAGGATCTACAAGGGGAAGGAGCATGCTGAAATTGAATTCACA ATAGGGCCTATACCAGCGGATGATGAACTTGGAAAGGAAATTACAACTCAGATTATGACAACCTTGAACACGAACAGAACATTCTACACCGACTCAAACGGACGTGACTTCATTAAACGG ATACGAGATTTCAGGAAAGACTGGGAGCTCCAAGTGAACCAACCAATCGCTGGGAATTATTACCCT ATCAATCTTGGAATATATGTGCAAGACAATAGCACAGAGCTTTCTGTTTTGGTGGACCGCTCTGTGGGAGGTTCTAGCTTAGTGGATGGTCAAATTGAACTGATGCTCCATAG GAGGTTACTTCATGATGATAAGAGAGGTGTTGGAGAGGTATTAAATGAAACAGTTTGCTTCGACAATGGATGCGAAGGTTTAACT ATCCAAGGAAAATTTTTTCTGAGGATAGATCGTCTTGGCGAAGGTTCCAAGTGGCGTCGAACGGCTGGTCAAGAGATATATTCTCCGGTTCTCTTAGCGTTCACAGAACAG GATGGAAATAATTGGATGGATTCCCATGTACCGGCCTTTTCAGGGTTTGATCCATCATATTCTTTACCTGATAATGTTGCTCTGATAGCCCTCCAG GAACTTGAGGATGGAAAAGTTCTCCTTCGGTTAGCTCATCTGTATGAG ACCGGAGAGGACAAGGACTATTCTGCAATGGCTAGTGTGGAGTTGAAAAAGCTGTTCCCAAACAAGAAG ATAAGTAAGGTAACAGAGATGAGTCTGTCTGCCAATCAAGAACGAgcagagatggagaagaagCGGTTAGTGTGGAAGGTAGAAGGGTCGACAGACGAATCCTCTGTGAAGAGGGGAGGACCAGTTGATCCTGCAATGTTGGTAGTGGAACTTGCTCCAATGGAAATCCGCACTTTCCATGTCGACCTCGACAATCTTCTCATGCCTGGTTCCGGGGAACCGACGTGGCTCTGA
- the LOC119993333 gene encoding alpha-mannosidase At3g26720-like isoform X2: MAFMLLLLTVLSAGLFGAEAEYIAYNTTGGIVPGKINVHLVPHSHDDVGWLKTVDQYYVGANNSIRGACVQNVLDSMISALFEEKNRKFIYVEMAFFQRWWRQQSETMKAKVKELVNSGQLEFVNGGMCMHDEATPHYIDLIDQTTLGHKFIKDEFGQTPRVGWQIDPFGHSAVQAYLLGAELGFDSLFFARIDYQDRAKRLAEKALEVVWQGSKSLGSTSQIFTGITPRHYDPPDGFTFEINDVSPPIQDDVLLFDYNVQERVNDFVAAALAQANVTRTNHIMWMMGTDFRYQYANSWFRQIDKFIHYVNKDGRVNALYSTPSIYTDAKYATNEKWPLKTEDFFPYADHPNAYWTGYFTSRPAFKGYVRSMSSYYLAARQLEYLKGRSGSDPKMNVLADALAIAQHHDAVSGTERQHVADDYALRLSLGYVEAEKLVASSLSFLTESRSSEGKGNPVTTFLQCPLLNISYCSPSEEILSGSKSLVIVIYNPLGWKREEVIRIPISTEKVVVQDSGGRLIESQLLPPSNATLRLRNKYVKGHLGKSPGETLKYWLAFSASIPPLGFSTYIVSSPKQTDLGDSHSATISMIHTSEGSTNDTIEVGQGSLRLIYSANEGKLTHYRNIRSLVNTLAEQSYGYYSGNDGTDNDPQASGAYVFRPNNTYRIKPQSQVPLTVMRGPLVDEVHQQLNPWISQITRIYKGKEHAEIEFTIGPIPADDELGKEITTQIMTTLNTNRTFYTDSNGRDFIKRIRDFRKDWELQVNQPIAGNYYPINLGIYVQDNSTELSVLVDRSVGGSSLVDGQIELMLHRRLLHDDKRGVGEVLNETVCFDNGCEGLTDGNNWMDSHVPAFSGFDPSYSLPDNVALIALQELEDGKVLLRLAHLYETGEDKDYSAMASVELKKLFPNKKISKVTEMSLSANQERAEMEKKRLVWKVEGSTDESSVKRGGPVDPAMLVVELAPMEIRTFHVDLDNLLMPGSGEPTWL, from the exons ATGGCGTTCATGTTACTTCTTCTCACTGTTCTCTCGGCGGGACTTTTTGGTGCGGAAGCTGAGTATATAGCTTACAACACTACTGGGGGGATTGTCCCTGGTAAAATCAATGTTCACTTGGTCCCTCATTCGCACGATGATGTTGGTTGGTTAAAGACTGTTGATCAGTACTATGTGGGTGCTAACAACTCGATCCGG GGGGCTTGTGTGCAGAATGTGCTGGATTCTATGATTTCAGCATTGTTTGAGGAAAAGAATCGAAAGTTCATTTATGTTGAGATG GCATTCTTCCAAAGATGGTGGAGACAGCAAAGCGAGACAATGAAAGCCAAAGTGAAGGAGCTTGTCAACTCGGGTCAGCTAGAATTCGT aaatggaggTATGTGCATGCATGATGAGGCAACTCCGCATTACATTGATTTGATTGATCAGACAACTCTAGGGCATAAGTTCATCAAAGATGAGTTTGGGCAGACTCCCAGAGTTGGTTGGCAGATTGATCCTTTTGGCCATTCTGCTGTTCAAGCTTACTTGCTCGGTGCAGAG TTAGGATTtgactctctcttttttgctcgaattgattacCAAGACAGAGCGAAGAGATTAGCTGAGAAGGCTCTCGAGGTTGTATGGCAAGGTTCTAAGTCCCTCGGTTCAACTTCACAG ATATTCACTGGTATAACACCCAGGCATTATGATCCTCCTGATGGTTTCACATTTGAAATAAATGATGTTTCCCCTCCTATTCAG GATGATGTTCTCCTGTTTGACTACAATGTTCAAGAGCGTGTCAATGACTTTGTGGCCGCTGCGTTGGCACAG GCTAATGTTACCAGGACGAATCACATAATGTGGATGATGGGGACAGATTTTCGCTATCAATATGCAAATTCTTGGTTCAGACAGATTGACAAGTTCATCCACTATGTCAATAAG GATGGTCGTGTAAATGCCCTATATTCTACCCCATCCATCTATACTGATGCAAAATATGCAACCAATGAAAAGTGGCCTCTCAAAACTGAAGATTTCTTTCC GTATGCAGATCATCCAAATGCATATTGGACTGGTTATTTTACAAGTAGGCCAGCCTTTAAAGGATATGTCAGGTCTATGAGCAGTTACTATCTT GCTGCAAGGCAATTAGAATATCTTAAAGGCCGAAGTGGTTCAGACCCAAAGATGAATGTGTTAGCTGATGCATTAGCAATTGCCCAACATCATGATGCAGTTAGTGGTACAGAAAGACAGCATGTTGCTGATGATTATGCATTGAGACTGTCCTTAGGCTATGTGGAG GCTGAGAAGTTGGTTGCCTCCTCGTTATCTTTCTTGACGGAGTCAAGATCAAGTGAGGGAAAGGGGAACCCAGTCACTACCTTTTTGCAG TGTCCGCTTCTGAATATTAGTTACTGTTCGCCATCAGAAGAAATCTTGTCTGGCAGTAAAAGCCTG GTCATTGTCATTTACAATCCTCTGGGATGGAAGCGAGAGGAAGTTATACGAATTCCA ATTTCCACTGAAAAAGTTGTTGTTCAAGATTCTGGCGGGAGACTAATCGAGTCTCAGCTTCTCCCTCCGTCAAATGCTACTTTGAGATTAAGAAATAAATATGTGAAGGGGCATCTGGGCAAATCCCCAGGTGAAACACTTAAGTATTGGCTTGCATTTTCAGCATCTATACCACCACTAGGTTTCAGCACTTACATTGTCTCAAGTCCAAAACAGACAG ATTTAGGTGACAGTCATAGTGCTACCATCTCAATGATTCATACCTCAGAAGGAAGCACAAATGATACCATTGAAGTTGGTCAAGGAAGTTTAAGACTAATTTATTCTGCTAATGAAGGAAAACTTACTCATTATAGAAATATCAGAAGCCTG GTTAACACCCTTGCTGAACAATCGTACGGTTACTATTCTGGAAATGATGGAACTGATAATGATCCCCAG GCATCAGGTGCATATGTTTTTCGTCCAAACAATACATATCGTATAAAACCACAAAGCCAG GTTCCTTTAACTGTCATGCGGGGTCCATTAGTGGATGAAGTACATCAACAGCTCAATCCATGGATATCTCAG ATTACAAGGATCTACAAGGGGAAGGAGCATGCTGAAATTGAATTCACA ATAGGGCCTATACCAGCGGATGATGAACTTGGAAAGGAAATTACAACTCAGATTATGACAACCTTGAACACGAACAGAACATTCTACACCGACTCAAACGGACGTGACTTCATTAAACGG ATACGAGATTTCAGGAAAGACTGGGAGCTCCAAGTGAACCAACCAATCGCTGGGAATTATTACCCT ATCAATCTTGGAATATATGTGCAAGACAATAGCACAGAGCTTTCTGTTTTGGTGGACCGCTCTGTGGGAGGTTCTAGCTTAGTGGATGGTCAAATTGAACTGATGCTCCATAG GAGGTTACTTCATGATGATAAGAGAGGTGTTGGAGAGGTATTAAATGAAACAGTTTGCTTCGACAATGGATGCGAAGGTTTAACT GATGGAAATAATTGGATGGATTCCCATGTACCGGCCTTTTCAGGGTTTGATCCATCATATTCTTTACCTGATAATGTTGCTCTGATAGCCCTCCAG GAACTTGAGGATGGAAAAGTTCTCCTTCGGTTAGCTCATCTGTATGAG ACCGGAGAGGACAAGGACTATTCTGCAATGGCTAGTGTGGAGTTGAAAAAGCTGTTCCCAAACAAGAAG ATAAGTAAGGTAACAGAGATGAGTCTGTCTGCCAATCAAGAACGAgcagagatggagaagaagCGGTTAGTGTGGAAGGTAGAAGGGTCGACAGACGAATCCTCTGTGAAGAGGGGAGGACCAGTTGATCCTGCAATGTTGGTAGTGGAACTTGCTCCAATGGAAATCCGCACTTTCCATGTCGACCTCGACAATCTTCTCATGCCTGGTTCCGGGGAACCGACGTGGCTCTGA
- the LOC119993333 gene encoding alpha-mannosidase At3g26720-like isoform X1 yields the protein MAFMLLLLTVLSAGLFGAEAEYIAYNTTGGIVPGKINVHLVPHSHDDVGWLKTVDQYYVGANNSIRGACVQNVLDSMISALFEEKNRKFIYVEMAFFQRWWRQQSETMKAKVKELVNSGQLEFVNGGMCMHDEATPHYIDLIDQTTLGHKFIKDEFGQTPRVGWQIDPFGHSAVQAYLLGAELGFDSLFFARIDYQDRAKRLAEKALEVVWQGSKSLGSTSQIFTGITPRHYDPPDGFTFEINDVSPPIQDDVLLFDYNVQERVNDFVAAALAQANVTRTNHIMWMMGTDFRYQYANSWFRQIDKFIHYVNKDGRVNALYSTPSIYTDAKYATNEKWPLKTEDFFPYADHPNAYWTGYFTSRPAFKGYVRSMSSYYLAARQLEYLKGRSGSDPKMNVLADALAIAQHHDAVSGTERQHVADDYALRLSLGYVEAEKLVASSLSFLTESRSSEGKGNPVTTFLQCPLLNISYCSPSEEILSGSKSLVIVIYNPLGWKREEVIRIPISTEKVVVQDSGGRLIESQLLPPSNATLRLRNKYVKGHLGKSPGETLKYWLAFSASIPPLGFSTYIVSSPKQTDLGDSHSATISMIHTSEGSTNDTIEVGQGSLRLIYSANEGKLTHYRNIRSLVNTLAEQSYGYYSGNDGTDNDPQASGAYVFRPNNTYRIKPQSQVPLTVMRGPLVDEVHQQLNPWISQITRIYKGKEHAEIEFTIGPIPADDELGKEITTQIMTTLNTNRTFYTDSNGRDFIKRIRDFRKDWELQVNQPIAGNYYPINLGIYVQDNSTELSVLVDRSVGGSSLVDGQIELMLHRRLLHDDKRGVGEVLNETVCFDNGCEGLTIQGKFFLRIDRLGEGSKWRRTAGQEIYSPVLLAFTEQDGNNWMDSHVPAFSGFDPSYSLPDNVALIALQELEDGKVLLRLAHLYETGEDKDYSAMASVELKKLFPNKKISKVTEMSLSANQERAEMEKKRLVWKVEGSTDESSVKRGGPVDPAMLVVELAPMEIRTFHVDLDNLLMPGSGEPTWL from the exons ATGGCGTTCATGTTACTTCTTCTCACTGTTCTCTCGGCGGGACTTTTTGGTGCGGAAGCTGAGTATATAGCTTACAACACTACTGGGGGGATTGTCCCTGGTAAAATCAATGTTCACTTGGTCCCTCATTCGCACGATGATGTTGGTTGGTTAAAGACTGTTGATCAGTACTATGTGGGTGCTAACAACTCGATCCGG GGGGCTTGTGTGCAGAATGTGCTGGATTCTATGATTTCAGCATTGTTTGAGGAAAAGAATCGAAAGTTCATTTATGTTGAGATG GCATTCTTCCAAAGATGGTGGAGACAGCAAAGCGAGACAATGAAAGCCAAAGTGAAGGAGCTTGTCAACTCGGGTCAGCTAGAATTCGT aaatggaggTATGTGCATGCATGATGAGGCAACTCCGCATTACATTGATTTGATTGATCAGACAACTCTAGGGCATAAGTTCATCAAAGATGAGTTTGGGCAGACTCCCAGAGTTGGTTGGCAGATTGATCCTTTTGGCCATTCTGCTGTTCAAGCTTACTTGCTCGGTGCAGAG TTAGGATTtgactctctcttttttgctcgaattgattacCAAGACAGAGCGAAGAGATTAGCTGAGAAGGCTCTCGAGGTTGTATGGCAAGGTTCTAAGTCCCTCGGTTCAACTTCACAG ATATTCACTGGTATAACACCCAGGCATTATGATCCTCCTGATGGTTTCACATTTGAAATAAATGATGTTTCCCCTCCTATTCAG GATGATGTTCTCCTGTTTGACTACAATGTTCAAGAGCGTGTCAATGACTTTGTGGCCGCTGCGTTGGCACAG GCTAATGTTACCAGGACGAATCACATAATGTGGATGATGGGGACAGATTTTCGCTATCAATATGCAAATTCTTGGTTCAGACAGATTGACAAGTTCATCCACTATGTCAATAAG GATGGTCGTGTAAATGCCCTATATTCTACCCCATCCATCTATACTGATGCAAAATATGCAACCAATGAAAAGTGGCCTCTCAAAACTGAAGATTTCTTTCC GTATGCAGATCATCCAAATGCATATTGGACTGGTTATTTTACAAGTAGGCCAGCCTTTAAAGGATATGTCAGGTCTATGAGCAGTTACTATCTT GCTGCAAGGCAATTAGAATATCTTAAAGGCCGAAGTGGTTCAGACCCAAAGATGAATGTGTTAGCTGATGCATTAGCAATTGCCCAACATCATGATGCAGTTAGTGGTACAGAAAGACAGCATGTTGCTGATGATTATGCATTGAGACTGTCCTTAGGCTATGTGGAG GCTGAGAAGTTGGTTGCCTCCTCGTTATCTTTCTTGACGGAGTCAAGATCAAGTGAGGGAAAGGGGAACCCAGTCACTACCTTTTTGCAG TGTCCGCTTCTGAATATTAGTTACTGTTCGCCATCAGAAGAAATCTTGTCTGGCAGTAAAAGCCTG GTCATTGTCATTTACAATCCTCTGGGATGGAAGCGAGAGGAAGTTATACGAATTCCA ATTTCCACTGAAAAAGTTGTTGTTCAAGATTCTGGCGGGAGACTAATCGAGTCTCAGCTTCTCCCTCCGTCAAATGCTACTTTGAGATTAAGAAATAAATATGTGAAGGGGCATCTGGGCAAATCCCCAGGTGAAACACTTAAGTATTGGCTTGCATTTTCAGCATCTATACCACCACTAGGTTTCAGCACTTACATTGTCTCAAGTCCAAAACAGACAG ATTTAGGTGACAGTCATAGTGCTACCATCTCAATGATTCATACCTCAGAAGGAAGCACAAATGATACCATTGAAGTTGGTCAAGGAAGTTTAAGACTAATTTATTCTGCTAATGAAGGAAAACTTACTCATTATAGAAATATCAGAAGCCTG GTTAACACCCTTGCTGAACAATCGTACGGTTACTATTCTGGAAATGATGGAACTGATAATGATCCCCAG GCATCAGGTGCATATGTTTTTCGTCCAAACAATACATATCGTATAAAACCACAAAGCCAG GTTCCTTTAACTGTCATGCGGGGTCCATTAGTGGATGAAGTACATCAACAGCTCAATCCATGGATATCTCAG ATTACAAGGATCTACAAGGGGAAGGAGCATGCTGAAATTGAATTCACA ATAGGGCCTATACCAGCGGATGATGAACTTGGAAAGGAAATTACAACTCAGATTATGACAACCTTGAACACGAACAGAACATTCTACACCGACTCAAACGGACGTGACTTCATTAAACGG ATACGAGATTTCAGGAAAGACTGGGAGCTCCAAGTGAACCAACCAATCGCTGGGAATTATTACCCT ATCAATCTTGGAATATATGTGCAAGACAATAGCACAGAGCTTTCTGTTTTGGTGGACCGCTCTGTGGGAGGTTCTAGCTTAGTGGATGGTCAAATTGAACTGATGCTCCATAG GAGGTTACTTCATGATGATAAGAGAGGTGTTGGAGAGGTATTAAATGAAACAGTTTGCTTCGACAATGGATGCGAAGGTTTAACT ATCCAAGGAAAATTTTTTCTGAGGATAGATCGTCTTGGCGAAGGTTCCAAGTGGCGTCGAACGGCTGGTCAAGAGATATATTCTCCGGTTCTCTTAGCGTTCACAGAACAG GATGGAAATAATTGGATGGATTCCCATGTACCGGCCTTTTCAGGGTTTGATCCATCATATTCTTTACCTGATAATGTTGCTCTGATAGCCCTCCAG GAACTTGAGGATGGAAAAGTTCTCCTTCGGTTAGCTCATCTGTATGAG ACCGGAGAGGACAAGGACTATTCTGCAATGGCTAGTGTGGAGTTGAAAAAGCTGTTCCCAAACAAGAAG ATAAGTAAGGTAACAGAGATGAGTCTGTCTGCCAATCAAGAACGAgcagagatggagaagaagCGGTTAGTGTGGAAGGTAGAAGGGTCGACAGACGAATCCTCTGTGAAGAGGGGAGGACCAGTTGATCCTGCAATGTTGGTAGTGGAACTTGCTCCAATGGAAATCCGCACTTTCCATGTCGACCTCGACAATCTTCTCATGCCTGGTTCCGGGGAACCGACGTGGCTCTGA